The DNA segment ATTAATTTATAAAAATAGATTTTTGAGTTGTTCATTTAGCTATTCAACGTACGGTTCGACTATGCAGCTTTTTTAAACAGACATTAAATGTCTGTTTATTAAAAGTGTTACATGTTGACATTGCTATGTTATAAGATTATTTTTTGCAGAAGTTGAATTCTTTTGTTGAGGCATGTCATAACGCCTATTGATGTTTCAATAGATAATTCTTCCCTACACGTTATATGTACGCCATATAGTTTAAGAACGCTCTGTTTATTACAGGGCGTTCTTTTTTTTAATATGCTCATTGAAGGTGTGAGAAGAAAAGAAAAGCGTCAAATCTGTATTGATATAACGGTGTAACAGATTTGACGCTTTGATGTGTTAAATTATGATTAAGATGAGGTAAGGTTAATATGTGATTATTGCGTTTTGTTGTAGTCTGGTTACTTTAGCGCAACACGGATTTCAGTACGTAATTCATCAGGTGGAGTGTCATCGATGTTGTTTAAATACACCTGAATGCTGGGCGTTTCAAGCAACTCTTCACCCGATTGAGGTAGCCATTCACCAAATAAGGCGGCATAGGTTATGTATAGAGTTTCGTAGGAACCTTTATGAATAATTGTTGCATAACGTCCCCCTGCAATTTCTCTTTTTTCAGGCCCGTTAGTAATATCTAAAGATTCCGGTATAACTATACAGGCGTCGTACCGACATTTTTCAGCTGGAGTAGCCTTAGGGTCATCGTAGCAAAGCCCTAAAAGTTGTGATGGGGTATTGAACAGGTTGTGTTTGTCAGCCCATACGCACAATTCTTCATGTGCTTGTCCGCAACCGTTGTAGTCTCCAGTATATCTAACGCTTGCGACATGCATAGTAGGCAAGGTGCGTACTTCTACCGTTAAGTTGTGTTTTTCTAGTAAGCTGTGCTTGGTGTTCATAAGCATTTCTCCTGATAATAATTCATGTTTCGGCGCCCACTTCCTGTAATACTTGGGAGTGTAGCCACACCAACGTTTGAATGCACGGGTAAACGCTTCCTGCGAGTTGTATCCTGCCTGTAGAGCAATATTGATAATTTGCCTGTTGCTGTACAATAGCGCACTGGCGGCTCGTTGTAGTTTTAAGCGACGCTGGTACTCTGCAACTCCTTCACCTATGATGCCTCGAAATACGTGATGAAAGTGATGCGGTGCGTACATGCTTTGCTCTGCAAGCATGGCTAAGGATATTGACTCGTCCAAATGCTGTTCGATGTAATCTAATGCGCGACGGATGCGATCATGTGCGTTCATGTCAGTGTCTCCATGAAAAATATCCTGCCTTAATCCCAAGTCTTTTTCTTGATCGTTTTTGCTAAAATGAGTCGCAATGAGGCTTTTGATGTTGTTACCTATGTATGGATTAAAAAAGAGGACGTTAAAACGTTATTGCACTTAAATTTTTGTTCCATATCAATACCTTATTGACAATATGTTAGGCTATGGAGCACTGTGGCAATCTAGTGTCCGTTAAAACGCATCGTTTGATTGTTAAATATTCAAGAGGGTTTTATGGCTATAGATTTGCCGGCTTTTTTGTCATTTATGGTAATTACGACATTTACCCCAGGGCCTAATAATATTTCTAGTGCATCAATGGGAATGCAGTATGGCTACAAAAAATCTGTGACTTATTTGTTTGGCATCATGTCAGGTTTTTTCCTTATAATGCTGTTATGTGCCTTTTTGACGCGTTCTCTTTTAGTTGTATTGCCCCATGCAGAGCAATACCTGAGGTGGATTGGTTCCGCCTATATTCTGTGGCTGGCCTATTCGATTGCAAAGTCCAATTCGTCGCTTTCTCAAAATGAAGTTCCTCCTCAGGCATTCATTAAGGGCTTTGCTTTACAGCTGGTTAATCCAAAGGTGGCCGTGTATGGTGTGACGATTTTTTCGACGTTCTTAGTCTCTATTGTCGGACGTATGGATTATCTTATATTTTTTGCCATGATCTTGGCCTTGAATTGTTTTGCTGCAATTTCAACGTGGGCATTGTTTGGGGCGACTATTAGGAATAAGTTAAAGCATGATTCTTTCAGGAAGGGCGTTAACTACACATTAGCTGCGCTGCTTGTATACACGGCAATTTCATTGTCAGGTTTCTGGGCATAATAAGGTTTATTAATACAGCAAAGTGGTGGAAGTGGTTGTTTTCTAACTAACTAGTTTTACGATAGATACTTCTGTCTTTTATTCGAATATACTAAATGAGAAAGAGCATGCATCATTCGGTGCATGCTCTTTTAATTTGGGGAACGAGTAATAATCTCAAATGAAAACACTGACTATTCAGTCTCCTGAATAGTTGTCTTACTGGTTCTGTAAGGCTCTTTTGGTCTTGCGAGTAGGCTCTGCTGTGAGCGGATTATCAGGCCACGGATGTTTGGGATATCTGCCGCGCATTTCAGACCGTACAGAAGGGTACCCGTTTTCCCAGAAAGAAATGAGGTCGCGTGTTACCTGTAACGGTCTTCCGGCTGGTGAGAGCAAATGGACAGTTAGCGAAACCTTCCCGTTAGCAATGGACGGTGTTTGTGTTGCACCGAACATTTCTTGAAGTTTCACTGGCAGCACCGGTGATGTAGGGTCACTATAGTCTATGCGGATGTTAGAACCGGATGGCACCGTGAAATGAGACGGAGCCAGTTTTTGTAGTGCTGTTTGTTGTGCCCATTCTAATGAAGAAAGCAGAATTGTTTCGAGATCTAGCTTGCGAAGATCGGCTTTTTTACGCATCCCAGCGAGGTATGGAGCCAACCAAGTTTCAAGGGAGTTGAGCAGTGCTTTGTTTGATACATCAGGCCACTCGTAACAGTCGGCAGTAGAAGTAAGCTGCTGCGAGTGGATATGCATGAACGCAAGACGTTCGCGTAGACGTGTGGCTTCTTTTGTCCAAGGCAGGGCGTCAATGCCAAGCGTGCGGATGCCATCAAGCAGGGCAGAAAGAATTTGTTCTTCTGACGCCTCCGTTGATGACTGCTGCGAGAGAATTAGGTCGCCAAGTTGTTCTGTTTGTAATGTTGAAACAGATGCGTTTCTCTCATCCCATTCAACTCGGCTCCGTTCTTGAATCTCATTGTGGAACAAAGTGTGGATATCATCAAAATCGATTGGGGCGCACTGCCAGATACGGCTGGTCGCGTGTGCATCGTTTAGTTCTGCAACAACAATAAAAGGTGTGCCTGCAAGTGGGCTTTCTTCTGTAAGCTGTGCGCGGCGTCCGTTTGTAAGTTTGTATTCAGTGCGACTGTTGTCGCGCAATTTGCCTATGCGATCTGGGTAGGCGAGTGCGAGACTGGCACCTGTCTTGTCAGAATCAAGCTTTTCTGTTGAGGGAATATTCAATAGCTTGCAAAGGTGTTGTGCTGTCTTGGAAATACCTTGATTAGAATTGGCTTGTTCAATGAGATGCCTCAAATCAGTTCCCTTGGCTCTTTCAGAAAGGACAGCGGCAAGGGTACAGGCAGTGCGTCCGTATCCATTGAGATGTGCTGAGATGATCATATGCGCAAGCCGTGGATGCAACGGAAGAGCAGCAACAGCTTTGCCGTGATCTGTGATTGAAAAATCTGTGTTGAGTGTTCCAAGCTGCTGAAGAAGTGTGAGGGCTTGGCGGTAACTGCTGGTAGGGGGCGTGTCCAGCCACGCAAGTGCATGCACGCCATTTTCACCGCATGCTCCCCATTGGGCAAGTTCAAGTGATAGTGGGGCAAGATCGGCTTCTTTAATCTCAGGTGAGGCAAATGCACGGAATGAATTTTCTTGAACTTCTGACCAGAGACGGTAGCAGATTCCGCTTTCTAAACGTCCGGCTCGTCCTGTGCGCTGCGTAGCGGCTGCAATGGAAACAGTTTCTGTAACGAGTCTGTTCATGCCAGTGGCTGGAGAGAAACGTGAAGATCGTGATAATCCGCTGTCGATAACAATGCGGATACCTTCAATGGTGAGAGAGGTTTCTGCAATGGATGTGGCGAGTACCACTTTCCTGCGCCCTGTCTTGGCTGGAAGAATAGCTTCGTCTTGTTGACGCTGTGGCAGATTGCCGTAAAGCGGGGCAATATCTACATCAGGCGGCAGGGTGGACTGAAGCATATCGGCTACGCGTTTGATTTCCCCTGCACCGGGTAGAAAAACTAGAATACTACCTTCATCGTTTGCAATAGCGTATTGAATGGTCTTCGCTATGTGAGTAAGCAGTGCAGGTATATTTTGATCTATGCGGGATGCAACCATTTGCGGCAATGGTACATGCTTGATTGTTACAGGATAACTTTTTCCTTTACTGCTGATAATCGGACAATCGCCTAGCAGAGTTGCTACTTCCTGTGTGTCGAGTGTTGCGGACATGACAAGAATACGCAGGTCGTCGCGAAGTGCTTCTTGAATTTCTATCGCAAGGGCTAAGCCTAAATCAGCATGGATACTTCGTTCGTGGAATTCATCAAAAATGATACAAGAATATGCGGAAAGTTCTGGGTCATTTTGAATAATCCGTGTGAGAACGCCTTCTGTGACGACTTCAATTTTTGTTTCAGAAGATATTTTTGTATCGTTTTTAATACGATATCCAATAGTTTTGCCTACTTGCTCTCCAAGTGTGTTTGCAAGACGTGCGGCTGCAGTTCGTGCTGCAAGGCGTCTTGGTTCGAGCATGATGATTTTTTTTTCGTCTAGATGAAATTTTTTTAACAACGCAAGTGGAACTCGTGTTGTTTTACCTGCACCGGGAGGTGCGTGGAGTACGCAATTCGGGGACTTAGCAAGAGTCGAAACAATCTCGGACAAGCTTGAATCGATAGGAAGAGGCGAAAGATTGTCAAAAAAGTTTGTTTGCATAAACAGTGTGTTAGTGTGGTTTATGTGAATAAAGTAACAATAAGCTTATACCCAAGAAAGCCTCGCAACGTAAGAGAATATGCGAGAGAAGAAAATGAAAAACTCAATTTGAAAAATCCATTTTGCAGGCTTGCGTCATTTTAGCACTCAATTTGAAAGTTTTCTGCAAAAAAAATTACGCATATTGACGTAAATGCAATAGTGTGTGTATGGCTCTGAGAAATACAAAGCTGAATGCAAAATTATTGCGGGATAAAAGGACGAAGGTGTTGTTATCACATGAAGCTTTCATCTTAAGACTAGTTGGCAAACTGGGAATGCTGCCTGGTCTTCCCCATCGAATGGCATACTGTTTTGTTGGCAGGCTGTACGACGCTGCAAGCTTTGGTTGTTCAGTCTGAAAGATTGATTTGATGTACTACCATGCTCACACGGAATGCTTTTTTCTTCGGTTTGTAAAATGAGCACTTATGGGATCCTTATGTTGAGACGCGAAAATGTGGTAACATTCTCTGTGTAGAGCAATACCTGTTCTTTTACCTTATAAGGGAGGGTGAAAAGATGGCCTCTGTAGAAACAGAACATAAGACCTTGGATCCTAAAAATCATGCTGACTGGGAAGTTGCCCAGGATGCTGAAAAACGGATGAAGACCATCTACGCCATTGCTGACGAGATGGGACTCACAGAAAAAGAGCTTCTTCCGTATGGGCACTACATGGGTAAAATTGATTACCGTGCAGTACTCAAACGCCTTGAGAACAAGCCTAACGGCAAGTACATTAACGTAACCGCAATTACTCCTACCCCGCTTGGTGAAGGTAAGTCCACAACGACTATCGGTCTTGTGCAGGGGCTTGGTAAGCGCGGTAAAAAATCTTCTGCTGCTATCCGTCAGCCATCTGGCGGCCCTACCATGGGTGTAAAAGGTTCAGCAGCTGGTGGCGGACGCTCTCAGTGTATTCCGCTCACACCTTTCTCTTTAGGTTTTACCGGCGACATTAACTCCATCATGAATGCGCATAACCTTGCGATGGTAGCCCTTACCTCCCGCATGCAGCATGAGCGCAACTATGATGACGAGAAGCTGGAAAAACTCTCCGGCATGAAACGTCTTGATATTGATTCTACCCGTGTTGAAATGGGCTGGGTAATCGACTTCTGCTGTCAGGCATTGCGCAATGTTATTATCGGCATTGACGGTGTGAACGGACAGCGTGACGGCTACATGATGCGCTCAAAATTTGATATTGCTGTTTCCTCTGAAGTAATGGCTATTCTTGCTGTTGCTAAGGACTTGCGTGATCTTCGTGAGCGCATGTCTAAAATCATTCTTGCCTACGATAAAAAAGGAAACCCGCTTACCACAAAAGACTTCGAAGTTGACGGTGCTATGACCGCATGGATTGTAGAAGCTGTTAACCCTAACCTTATCCAGACTCTGGAAGGACAGCCTGTTATTGTTCATGCGGGTCCGTTTGCAAACATCGCAATTGGTCAGTCCTCCATTATTGCGGATCAGGTTGGTCTGAAACTTTCTGAATATCACGTAACTGAGTCCGGCTTCGGTGCGGACATCGGTTATGAAAAGTTCTGGAACTTAAAGTGTCACTATTCTGGTCTTAAGCCGGATGCAGCAGTTGTTGTTGCAACTATCCGTGCTCTTAAGTGTCACGGTGGTGCTCCGGTTCCGGCTCCAGGTAAGCCGCTTCCTGAAGAATATAACACTGAGAATGTAGAATGGGTGGCAAAAGGTTGTGATAACCTGCTGCACCACGTTAATATCGTTAAAAAATCCGGTGTATCCCCTGTGGTGTGTATTAACGCATTTGTGACTGATACTGATGCGGAAATTGCGAAAGTGCGCGAGCTTTGTGAGGCTGCCGGTGCACGCGTTGCAGTTTCCAGACATTGGGAACTCGGTGGCGAGGGGGCATTGGAGCTGGCAGATGCAGTAATTGCAGCCTGTGAAGATGAAACTGAGTTTACACCACTCTATACTTGGGATATGCCTGCACGCGAACGTATTGAGCGGGTAGCTACCGAAGTATATGGGGCTGATGGTGTAGATTATTCTGTTGAAGCACTTCGGAAGCTGAAGGCTATTGAAGCTGATCCTAAAGCAAGTGAGCTTGGCATGTGTATGGTTAAGAGTCACTTGTCGCTTTCCGATATTCCTACAAAGAAAGGTGTTCCAACTGGCTGGCGTCTTACCATTCGTGATGTTCTTGTCTTCGGTGGCGCAGGATTCTTTGTTCCGGTAGCAGGTGCTATTTCACTTATGCCGGGCACAGGTTCTAACCCGTCATTTAGAAGAATCGATGTTGATCCTGACACCGGACAGGTTAAAGGGTTGTTCTAGCAAGAAAAAGCGCGTGTGCGCGATTTGGTCGGGCTCCGCATTTTGCGGAGCTCGCCTATATGCGCATTGCAGAAAGGAGCAGACGATGAGTGCTGAAATTATCAGTGGAACCCAGATGCGCGCAGCAATTCTTGAAGAACTGCGCGGAGAAGTAGCGGCTATTAAAGAAAAATACGGTACCGTTCCAGGTCTCGTAACTATTCTTGTCGGGGAAAATCCGGCTTCCGTAAGCTATGTGACCCTTAAAGTGAAGACTGCACTCGACCTCGGTTTTCACGAAATTCAGGATAACCAGCCTGAAGACATTACTGAAGATGAGCTGCTTGCGCTTATCGAAAAGTACAACAACGACCCTTCCATTCACGGCATCTTAGTTCAGTTGCCGCTTCCAAAGCACATTGATGAAGAAAAAGTCATCACTGCGATTGATCCAGACAAAGACGTTGACGGATTCCACCCTGTAAACCTTGGCCGTATGGTTATTGGTGATACAAAAGGCTTCCTTCCATGTACTCCTGCGGGTATTCAGGAAATGATCGTGCGTTCCGGTACGGAAACAAGCGGTGCGGAAGTTGTGGTGGTTGGTCGCTCCAATATTGTTGGTAAGCCTATTTCCATTATGATGGGACAGAAAGGCGTGGGTGCCAACAGTACTGTGACTATGGTACATACACGCACTAAGGACTTGGAAGCACACTGCAAGCGTGCAGATATCCTTATCGTTGCGGCGGGTGTTCCAAATCTCGTTAAACCGGAATGGATTAAACCGGGTGCAACCGTAATCGATGTTGGTGTTAATCGCATCGGTACTGCACCATCCGGCAAGGCGCTGTTAAGCGGCGATGTCGAGTTCGACAAAGCAAAAGAAATTGCTGGGAAAATTACTCCGGTTCCCGGGGGCGTAGGACCAATGACAATCGCTATGCTTATGAAAAATACTGTCGCCTCAGCATGGCGCCACCTTGGGGCCGCGTAAGCCCTTGGTGTTGAAAGCATAAGATAGAGGTGTCGATTGTTACGATAGTTTAAAAAGGCCGTTAACTTGAGTATGTACAAGTTAGCGGCCTTTTGTCTTACTAATAATATCAGATCATATTAGTAGGAAAAGCTAAGCGGCATTTACCCAGTACTACAGACTTTGTACGTTCAGTCTGTATGGAGGAACAATGAGTTGCTGCAGTGAAGAAATTTCTCAGGAGATGTGGAAAGAGGTAGACGGCGTTATTCAACGGCACAAAGAAACTCCCGGAGCACTTATTACTGTACTTCGTGAGGCGCAGGATATTGTGGGTTGGTTTCCACAGGTGCTTATTGAATATATCGCGAAGGGAATGAATATTCCTTCAAGTGATGTGTTCGGCGTTGTTTCTTTTTATTCTCTTTTCTCTCTCAAGCCGAAAGGGCGCCATTCCATTAAAGTGTGTACCGGTACCGCTTGTTATGTAAAAGGTGCTCGTGAAGTTATTGGTCGAATTTCCGGTGAGTTCGGCGTTGCTGAAGGGGAAACAACAGAGGATAGGCGCTTTGACCTAGAAGGTGTCCGCTGTGTCGGCGCTTGCGGTTTGGCTCCTGCAATGGTTGTTGATGGTGAAGTGCACGGTGATGTGACTGCCGATTCCGTTTTGAAAATCTTAAAAAAGTATTCTTAACGGAGCGCCTATGACAATTACTCCCCAAAATCTTAAAGAGTTGCAGCAGGAATATGCTGCGCGTTTATCAGAACCTAGTGTCCGTCATTTGTTCATATGCGGCGGTACGGGCTGCCATGCCACCGGCAGTCTGAAAGTAAAAGCTGCTCTGCATGAAGAAATTGAAAAGCACGGTCTGGAAGATACTGTCCGTATTGTTGAAACTGGCTGTAACGGATTTTGTGCTCTTGGCCCATTAATGGTCGTACATCCTGATAATGTGTTTTATCAGAAAATGACCAGAGATGATGTTGCAGAAATTGTTAGCGAGCACCTCGTTAACAATAATCCGATTGAACGCCTCATGTATAAAGATCCGCAATCCAAAAAGCGGGTTCCCCTGTTTTCTGATATTCCTTTCTTTGCGTTGCAGAAGCCTTGGACGCTACGCAACAAAGGCATAATCAACCCTGAGTCTATTGAAGACTATATCGGTCGCGAAGGCTACATTGGCCTTACTAAGGCGCTCCTTGAAATGCAGCCGTCTGAGATTATCGATGAAATGAAAGCTTCCGGTATCCGTGGGCGTGGTGGCGCCGGTTTTCCAACCGGTATGAAGTGGTCGTTTGCGGCGCAGAATGACAGTGACATGAAGTATGTCCTTTGTAATGCGGACGAAGGTGACCCAGGTGCGTTTATGGACCGAAGTATTCTGGAAGCTGACCCACATGCAGTTCTTGAAGGAATGACCATTGCGGCTCGCGCGATAAATGCAACTGAAGGCTATATCTACTGTCGTTCTGAATATCCGCTTGCCATTAAGCGCGTGCAGATCGCTATTGATCAGGCTCGCGAGATGGGGCTGCTTGGTGAGAATATTTTAGGTACAGACTTTTCGTTTGATATCTTTATTTATCAGGGCGCAGGAGCGTTCGTGTGTGGCGAGGAAACTGCGCTTATGCGTTCTATTGAAGGAAAGCGTGGTATGCCTATCCCTCGTCCACCTTTCCCAGCCGCACAAGGGCTTTGGAAAAAGCCAACTATCCTTAACAACGTAGAAACGCTCGCCAATGTTGCCCAGATAATGGTTAACGGCGGTAAATGGTACTCCTCTGTGGGAACAGAAAACAGTAAGGGGACCAAAGTGTTTGCGCTATCGGGCGATGTAAACAACATCGGGCTTGTTGAAGTGCCTATGGGGACTTCATTACGTTCGATTGTATATGATATCGGTGGCGGCATTCCTAAGAAACGTAAACTCAAAGCAGTGCAGCTTGGCGGTCCTTCAGGTGGGTGTATTCCTGAAAAATATATGGATGTCGTTGTAGACTATGAAGAGATCGCCAAAGTCGGTGCCATCATGGGTTCCGGCGGCGTTATCGTAATGGACGACAAAACCTGCATGGTTGATATGGCGCGCTTCTTTCTTGAATTTATTCAGGAAGAATCCTGCGGCAAATGTACTCCATGTCGTGAGGGCACCCGTAGACAGTTGGAAATTCTGGAGCGTATTTGTGAAGGGCATGGCAAACCAGAGGATATTGCTCTTATTGAAGAATTATCCGGAATGATCACCAGTTCTGCTTTATGTGGACTGGGACAGACTGCATCCAATCCTGTTCTTTCTGTACTTCGTCATTTCCGTGATGAATTTGAAGCGCATATCTATGAGAAGAAATGTCCTGCCAAACGCTGTCCTGCCTTGGTGGACTTCAAGGTTAGTGAAGAGCGTTGTAAAAAGTGCGGTAAATGTGCGTCCGTTTGTCCTGTCGGGGCAGTGGAATGGAAAAAGAAAGAAGTTGCAAAAATTAATACGGAATTATGTGTGCAGTGTATGAGCTGCTACACTGCGTGTCCGTTTGATGCCATAGATTAGGTGGTGACCCATGAGTACCTTAGAACTGACCATTAATGGCAAGGGATATGCGTTCACCCAAGGGGAAACTATTCTAGATGTG comes from the Halodesulfovibrio marinisediminis DSM 17456 genome and includes:
- a CDS encoding AraC family transcriptional regulator, which gives rise to MNAHDRIRRALDYIEQHLDESISLAMLAEQSMYAPHHFHHVFRGIIGEGVAEYQRRLKLQRAASALLYSNRQIINIALQAGYNSQEAFTRAFKRWCGYTPKYYRKWAPKHELLSGEMLMNTKHSLLEKHNLTVEVRTLPTMHVASVRYTGDYNGCGQAHEELCVWADKHNLFNTPSQLLGLCYDDPKATPAEKCRYDACIVIPESLDITNGPEKREIAGGRYATIIHKGSYETLYITYAALFGEWLPQSGEELLETPSIQVYLNNIDDTPPDELRTEIRVALK
- a CDS encoding LysE family transporter codes for the protein MAIDLPAFLSFMVITTFTPGPNNISSASMGMQYGYKKSVTYLFGIMSGFFLIMLLCAFLTRSLLVVLPHAEQYLRWIGSAYILWLAYSIAKSNSSLSQNEVPPQAFIKGFALQLVNPKVAVYGVTIFSTFLVSIVGRMDYLIFFAMILALNCFAAISTWALFGATIRNKLKHDSFRKGVNYTLAALLVYTAISLSGFWA
- the hrpB gene encoding ATP-dependent helicase HrpB gives rise to the protein MQTNFFDNLSPLPIDSSLSEIVSTLAKSPNCVLHAPPGAGKTTRVPLALLKKFHLDEKKIIMLEPRRLAARTAAARLANTLGEQVGKTIGYRIKNDTKISSETKIEVVTEGVLTRIIQNDPELSAYSCIIFDEFHERSIHADLGLALAIEIQEALRDDLRILVMSATLDTQEVATLLGDCPIISSKGKSYPVTIKHVPLPQMVASRIDQNIPALLTHIAKTIQYAIANDEGSILVFLPGAGEIKRVADMLQSTLPPDVDIAPLYGNLPQRQQDEAILPAKTGRRKVVLATSIAETSLTIEGIRIVIDSGLSRSSRFSPATGMNRLVTETVSIAAATQRTGRAGRLESGICYRLWSEVQENSFRAFASPEIKEADLAPLSLELAQWGACGENGVHALAWLDTPPTSSYRQALTLLQQLGTLNTDFSITDHGKAVAALPLHPRLAHMIISAHLNGYGRTACTLAAVLSERAKGTDLRHLIEQANSNQGISKTAQHLCKLLNIPSTEKLDSDKTGASLALAYPDRIGKLRDNSRTEYKLTNGRRAQLTEESPLAGTPFIVVAELNDAHATSRIWQCAPIDFDDIHTLFHNEIQERSRVEWDERNASVSTLQTEQLGDLILSQQSSTEASEEQILSALLDGIRTLGIDALPWTKEATRLRERLAFMHIHSQQLTSTADCYEWPDVSNKALLNSLETWLAPYLAGMRKKADLRKLDLETILLSSLEWAQQTALQKLAPSHFTVPSGSNIRIDYSDPTSPVLPVKLQEMFGATQTPSIANGKVSLTVHLLSPAGRPLQVTRDLISFWENGYPSVRSEMRGRYPKHPWPDNPLTAEPTRKTKRALQNQ
- a CDS encoding formate--tetrahydrofolate ligase; its protein translation is MASVETEHKTLDPKNHADWEVAQDAEKRMKTIYAIADEMGLTEKELLPYGHYMGKIDYRAVLKRLENKPNGKYINVTAITPTPLGEGKSTTTIGLVQGLGKRGKKSSAAIRQPSGGPTMGVKGSAAGGGRSQCIPLTPFSLGFTGDINSIMNAHNLAMVALTSRMQHERNYDDEKLEKLSGMKRLDIDSTRVEMGWVIDFCCQALRNVIIGIDGVNGQRDGYMMRSKFDIAVSSEVMAILAVAKDLRDLRERMSKIILAYDKKGNPLTTKDFEVDGAMTAWIVEAVNPNLIQTLEGQPVIVHAGPFANIAIGQSSIIADQVGLKLSEYHVTESGFGADIGYEKFWNLKCHYSGLKPDAAVVVATIRALKCHGGAPVPAPGKPLPEEYNTENVEWVAKGCDNLLHHVNIVKKSGVSPVVCINAFVTDTDAEIAKVRELCEAAGARVAVSRHWELGGEGALELADAVIAACEDETEFTPLYTWDMPARERIERVATEVYGADGVDYSVEALRKLKAIEADPKASELGMCMVKSHLSLSDIPTKKGVPTGWRLTIRDVLVFGGAGFFVPVAGAISLMPGTGSNPSFRRIDVDPDTGQVKGLF
- the folD gene encoding bifunctional methylenetetrahydrofolate dehydrogenase/methenyltetrahydrofolate cyclohydrolase FolD encodes the protein MSAEIISGTQMRAAILEELRGEVAAIKEKYGTVPGLVTILVGENPASVSYVTLKVKTALDLGFHEIQDNQPEDITEDELLALIEKYNNDPSIHGILVQLPLPKHIDEEKVITAIDPDKDVDGFHPVNLGRMVIGDTKGFLPCTPAGIQEMIVRSGTETSGAEVVVVGRSNIVGKPISIMMGQKGVGANSTVTMVHTRTKDLEAHCKRADILIVAAGVPNLVKPEWIKPGATVIDVGVNRIGTAPSGKALLSGDVEFDKAKEIAGKITPVPGGVGPMTIAMLMKNTVASAWRHLGAA
- a CDS encoding NADH-quinone oxidoreductase subunit NuoE family protein — translated: MSCCSEEISQEMWKEVDGVIQRHKETPGALITVLREAQDIVGWFPQVLIEYIAKGMNIPSSDVFGVVSFYSLFSLKPKGRHSIKVCTGTACYVKGAREVIGRISGEFGVAEGETTEDRRFDLEGVRCVGACGLAPAMVVDGEVHGDVTADSVLKILKKYS
- the nuoF gene encoding NADH-quinone oxidoreductase subunit NuoF; this translates as MTITPQNLKELQQEYAARLSEPSVRHLFICGGTGCHATGSLKVKAALHEEIEKHGLEDTVRIVETGCNGFCALGPLMVVHPDNVFYQKMTRDDVAEIVSEHLVNNNPIERLMYKDPQSKKRVPLFSDIPFFALQKPWTLRNKGIINPESIEDYIGREGYIGLTKALLEMQPSEIIDEMKASGIRGRGGAGFPTGMKWSFAAQNDSDMKYVLCNADEGDPGAFMDRSILEADPHAVLEGMTIAARAINATEGYIYCRSEYPLAIKRVQIAIDQAREMGLLGENILGTDFSFDIFIYQGAGAFVCGEETALMRSIEGKRGMPIPRPPFPAAQGLWKKPTILNNVETLANVAQIMVNGGKWYSSVGTENSKGTKVFALSGDVNNIGLVEVPMGTSLRSIVYDIGGGIPKKRKLKAVQLGGPSGGCIPEKYMDVVVDYEEIAKVGAIMGSGGVIVMDDKTCMVDMARFFLEFIQEESCGKCTPCREGTRRQLEILERICEGHGKPEDIALIEELSGMITSSALCGLGQTASNPVLSVLRHFRDEFEAHIYEKKCPAKRCPALVDFKVSEERCKKCGKCASVCPVGAVEWKKKEVAKINTELCVQCMSCYTACPFDAID